The following nucleotide sequence is from Kiritimatiella glycovorans.
AGTCCGTTCAGCTCCGCGGCCCGGAGGAGCAGGTCTTCGATCCCGCGAAACCAGAGCTCCACCCAGTCCTCGCAGGAAACAATATGGCGCCGGCCGGGTTCCGGTCCGGGCACACGGCAGGCCCCGGCGCGTTCGCGAAGCACCTCCGGGTCCATGTCCGCCAGGAAGGGCAGCATTTTCGTTTCGCGCGATTCCGGCGCGAGATTCGACTGATCGCCGAGCTGCGGAAAGATACACTGCTGCAGGTAGGTGCTCGCGCTTTTGGGATAGCCCACATGAAGGATCACTTCTTCGCCGCCGCTCATGGCCTCCTCCCCTCCCGCCGCGGCCCGGTCCGGTAGCCGTACCGCTCCAGATCCAGACCGGTGCGCTCGCAGAGCCTGCGCAGACCGGGGGCGAACGCATCCCGTATCCGCGCCGCGCAGGCCTCATCCACTTCGATATCGAAAGGCTGATCCCCATACCGCAGAAAGTTCTTGAAGCGGACCTGCGTGGAGACCTTCCAGCGGGCGAGACGGTGCCTCAGCCGGGCCCGCAGGCTGCGGCACTTGCACGGCTCCCACTCCGCCTTGACCCTCGCCTTCTCCCGTCCCGTCTCGACGGTTCGCCGCAGCGGCGGGGCGGCATTTAATTTCCTCTGCGGCGCGGCGAGCTCGATGCCGGGGGCGATGAACGAGGTCACCTGATCGACGAAAGCGGAGGCGTCCTCCCGCAGCAGCTCGAACGGGATCACACGAACCTGCGGGGGGCCGAAAAGTTCTCTGTAGCGCTGCTCCATCCCATCGTAATCCTCCAGCGGTTCGCGCGTGAATTCCGCGAAGGTCGAAGAGGTCTGTCCCGCCCGGTAGTGCATCTTGTAGCGCGAAAGGGCCCACTGCACCGGTTCCCGTATCACGATGAGGATCCGGGCGCCGGGGTGTTCCGCTTTAAGGCGCGCCGCGATATCCGCATTGTCCCGCAGACATCGATCCGGATCGACTCCGTGCCGGCGAAGATTGCGGGCGAAATGGTCCTCGAATCCCCGGAACAGGAATTGCACGAAGGCCTCGCACGATATGATGGAGTGCGGTCGATCGCTCCGCACGCAGGTCCGCCGGTTTTCGATGAGGCGGCGATAGCGCTGCGGGTTCATATCGCTCATCAGTAGATAGCATTTTTCATCCCACGGCGCGGCGGACAGGTTCGTAACGTTGCCGAGTTCCGGAAAGATGAGCTGCTGGAGATAGGTACTCGCGCATTTCGGGTACCCGATATGGAGCACCGGAGGATGGGCCTCGGTGATATGGGACGATTCCGTGTTCATACCCCCCTGCCCTCCACGGGATAACCCCAGCGGGCGAGATCGATGCCCGTCTCCTGCTGCAGTCTCGAGCAGGACGCCGCGAGTCCCGGCCGCAGCCGCCGTACCGCTTCCGGCGACACGGCACTGCGGTAAATCTTGTTCCCGTAGCGGAGCCGGAAGAACGGACGGGTGCAGGGAAGCAGTGCGCGAGCCACACGCCGCAGCGGTCTCCCCGAGCCTTGATGTCCGCCGCGGTGCTTGAGACGGTAGCCCGCCCGGCGGTATTCCACTTCCGCGCGGCTCGAGGGGGCGGCATTCATCGGCAGGGAAGGCACCTCCGGCCTCAGGTCCGGGTCCGCGAACGACACCGCTTCGCGCACGAATCCCTCGGGGTCGGCGCGCAGCCTCTCGTAAGGGATCACGCGCACATGCTCGCGCCCGAACCACCCGGCGTAAAGCCGCCACACCTCATCGTATCCTCCGCCCGGTTCATCCAGACAGGAATCCAGCGGCTCGTCGACCAGATCCCGTCGATACCAGTGATCGTAACGCGAAACGGCCCAGTCCAGCGGGTTTCTTATCACGATCAGAATGAAGGCGTCCGGCCACGTGCGTGCCAGGTTGCGGGCGATGACTTCGTTACGGTGATCGTAAGGAGCGGGATCAATGCCCCGGCGCAACGCCACGCGTCCGAAGTTGCGCTCGAACCCGCGGAAGGGAAGTTCGACGTAACTCTCGCAGGACAGGATCCGGAACGGGATCGTGTCGTCCCGCCTGCGCATATGACGCGCCACCATGATCCGGTATGCCTCAGGTGTCATCCCGCGGTGGTACAGCAGCGCCTTGTCTTCATAGGGCGCGTCCGAGAGATCCGCAAAATTGGGGAGCTGGGGAAAGATGAGGCGCTGCAGGTACGTGCTGGCACATTTCGGGTAGCCGATGTGCACCACGGTGCGGGTGGGCTCCTCCTGCTTCATCGGCACCGCACCTCCCGGACGCCGCTGCCATCCGCCAGCTCCATCGTGTTCCGCTCGATCTCGTCCATCCCGGGGCGCCACAGCGGCGCGGCAATATAGCGCACGGGGACCCTGAAGGGGTTCCAGTAGTATTCATACTTGGCGCGGTTAAAGCCCGCGCCGCTCCAGACCACGTGCGGAAGCCTGCAGAGCGCGGCGAGGTGGATCGGACCGGAACTCGGGCCTGCGAGGACACGACTGCTGCGCATGAGATTAAACAGTTGATCGAGCGGGATTCCGCGGTAATCGTCGCATCCTTCGACCGCGAGCGCTGCGGCGGACGTGCCGACGCATGCGACCGTAAGGCCTTTCGAGCGCAAACGGCCTGCAAACCGGGCCCAGCCCTCCGCATCCCAGCCGTTCCGGTCGCCGCTGTGGTTCTTCTTCGTGGAACGCGCGTGGAGAAGCACGTCGAAGGCAAGTCCCGGATCCTGCCGACCGTAGGCCACGAACGTCTGGTCCAGAAAAAGCCGTGAGCTCAAATAGGGCCGGCGCTGATTGTAGCCGATGATTGATTGCCCCGTGATGTGCCTCGTGTATTCGCGGCCGACCGCCACCGCGTCCGCTCCGCTGGACCCGTCTTCACACCGGTACCCCGAGATCCCTTCCCCGCCCGGGCGATACGCCACGAACTCTCCGCAGAAATCACGGTAGAGGGGCTCCATCTCCGGACGAGAAGCCACGATGACCTGATCGTACCTGCGGGCCTCCCGGCGAAGCATCCCCTGCCAGCAGAAGAGTTCCCATCCGAATTCGCCGATCCAGGGGCCCGCCAGCAGGATCTTTTCGCCGTGGACCGTATGGCCTTTCCTGATCTCGAGCCGCGGGCGGCGGCGACGCAGATTCCGCACCCAGCGAAAGGGGCGCCCCGGTGATCCGTGCGATTTCCGGGCCCCGGGGCCGGGTGGTGCGGAGGAACTCATCCCGGCACCTCCATGTGCAATCCGTACCCGGCGTCCCAGTCCAGCAGTTCCCGGCAGACCGCGTTCCACCACTTCCGATCCTGCTCCGTGAACCACTCCATGGGGTCGCGTCGATCATTCCGAATCACCTGTTCCCGGTTGCGCGGTCTGCTTCGCTCCGCCATCTCCGATTTGGTGGAGCGATGCACGGCGGCGCTTACGACCTCTTCGCCGGCCGGAATACCGAAGTATTCGCAGGCGGCCTTCAACGCCGCCTCCGGGTCCCGCTTCATGTTTTCATATTTAAGAGTCATCGTCGTGAAAAACGGATCGCACACGACGCGGCCCCACCCGTTCAGAAACTCGAGCTGACGCCATATATCATTGAAATAGAGCTTGTCGCGCACATCACCGCGCAGGAAGCTGGAAAAATCCACGCCGTAGCGCGCCTTCCATTTTTCGTAGTGCGACACCAGCGCGTGCTGCGGGTCGCGGACCAGGATCAAATATCTCGGAAATTCAAGCCGGTCCCGGACGGGGCGCATAAACATGAGACCGTGCGGCAGCGAATGGGAACTCACGATCCGCGGAAGGCCGGAATACTTGGGGGGCTGTTTCGGGCGCCCGATAAAATCCATATCCTGGATGGTCTCCGGTGCGGGCTTTTCGTAGACCTCGGCCATGCAGAGGCTGAGCATGTAACGGAGCCAGTGCGTGCCCGACTGCTGCATGCTCAGGATGTGACCGTCGAATTTCCGCCGCCGCACCATCGTCGTATTGAACCAGCGATGGTTCAGGCATCGCATCCGGAACGCACGTTTTATGCCGCTGCTGAGGACGTCATTCATAATCGCTGCCGCTTTCGTTCAGATACGGGGCAAGCCGATCGAGCGCCGCCCCGATGTCGATGTTTTCATAATACGGTCCCACTTCTTCCATGCTCCGGACCGGCGGTCTGCCGTCCGCATAATATACACGATCGTAAACGACCGTCGACCAGGGACCGAACGGCGCGCTCCGCACCCAGCTCGTCGCGCCGAAGATGCCGATCGTCGGGGTCTTCATCGCCGCCGCCAGGTGCATCGGCGCGGAGTCGGTCGAGACCACCAGGTACGCCTCCGCAAGCAGCCTTTTCAGCCCCTGCAGATCGAGCGTACCCGCCGTGCAGCTCGCCTCGACCGGAAGCGAGGCCGTAAGACGCTCCGCGTAGTCGGCCTCGTCGGGGCCGCCGCTGACCATAAGCGGCAATCCGTAACGCTCCCGGAGCAGGACCGCGATCTGCGTCCATTTCCGGTCCGGGAGCCGTTTTGAACGCCACCGTGCGCTGGAGCCCGGATGGAGCACGATGTAATCGCGCGGTTTGGACTCGAAAGACTCGTCCAGAGGCCCGAGCAGGCCGGAGGGTTCCAGAATGCGGCGGAAATTATCGCAGGCGGGAACGCCACGGGGCATGCCCCGGTTGCTGTACACCGTCTTCGCTCCGCACAGCGCGGCTATCAGCTTCGACCGATCGTTGTTCTGGAGGTCGAGCATAACCTCGAACCGGGCACGCCGCAATTGCATGACCAGGCCGGCGACCGACCGCAACCGTTTATCCGGGAGTACGATCGACGCCGGAAATTCATCGCGCAGGAGTTCGCGTCCGGCCGGCGACGTGACCATTGCGGGTCGCACCTTCAGCGCGCGCAGAAAAGGAAGCGCGGCGGCGATATCGCCCAGCGCACTGAACCGCATCGCCGCCGCGCGTTCACTCAAAACAGATCCTCCTGATCCAGTCGCGAAACGCATCGTCGCCGCTCAGCATCTCGATCTCGACGCGCAGAAACAGGATCGGGACGTCGCGCCGCTCGAGAAACGGCATCCGTACCGCATCCTTCTCCGTGGTCAGGATCGCCTCGGCCCCGGCGGCGATACTGCGGTTGACGAATTCGATGACCTCCTGCTGCGAGTAGCGGTGGTGGTCGGCGCGACGTCCGGTATGGACGAGCTCCGCCCCGAGCCGGCTCAGTTCCGACTCGAAACTCTCGGGTACGGCAATCGCGGACAGGGCCGCGACCCGGCGGCCCCGCAGCCACTCCAGCCCGTAGCGCTCCTGCCGGAAGACGTCCTGCACGTACTTGGAGCGGTGACAGCACTCGGAGATTTCGGCGTGCGGGTTGAGTTCCCGCAGCTTCCGCCGGAGTTCGGGCGCGCCGCCGGGACCGCACTTGGTGATGAAGATGAAACCCGCCCGCTTGATGTTCCGCATCGGCTCGCGCAGCAGGCCGCGGGGCAGCATGCGCTCGTACCCGAACGGCTGCCGGGCGTCCACCAGCACGATGTCCAGCCGATGCCGCAGCGAGAGATACTGAAAGCCGTCGTCGAGAATCAGGGTGTCGCAGCCCTGCCTGCGGATCGCATACTTTCCGGACTTCACGCGGTCCTTGTCGACCAGCACGGTGACCTCCGGCAGATTCGAGGCGAGCATGTACGGCTCGTCGCCGCTCATCGCCGAATCGAGCAGGAGACGCCGCCCGTCGGACACCACACGGGGCGGCGAGCCCTCGCGGAGGTTGAGCTTCTGCGCCAGGCGGTCGTGGACGGGCGGTTTGACGCTGCGGTAGCCGCGGCTGAGGATGGCCACCCTGCGCCCCGCCTGCTCCAGGGCGCGGGCGAATACCTCCACCACCGGCGTCTTTCCGGTGCCGCCGACGGTCATGTTGCCGATGCTGATCACCTGGCATCCGAGATCGTTCGGGCGGATGAGTCCGGCGCGGTACAGCGCGAGACGCAGCTGGACCGCGCCGCCGTAGAGCCAGGACAGCGCGCGCAGCGCACCCCTCCCCGCCGCGGCGCGGCGTCCGGTGATCCGCCCCTCGATCAGGCCGAGTACGTATTCTTCCAGTTTTTCCTGCCAGCGCTGCATTAAAATCTACCCGCCCGAAAACGATCTTGCCTGGAACCGTTGCTCCCGATAAGCATGCCGGTCGTGTGCGACCCGTCTACATCTTTGCGCATCCATCCCGGGAACTGGCTCGGACCGCTGGAGCTGGATCGGCACTTTGCCAATCCCGGCCGCCCGCTCGACCTCGACCTCGGCTGCGGTAAGGGCCGGTTTCTCGTCGCCCGCGCCGCCGCACACCCGGAAACCCGCTTTCTCGGCCTCGACCGCATGCTCGAACGCATCCGCAAGGTCGACCGGAAGCTCGTGCGCCGCCAACTCCACAACGTCCGGCTGCTTCGGGTCGAAGGGTACTACGCCGTCACCTACCTGCTGCCCGCGGCGTCCGTACGCACCTGCTTCTGCCTCTTCCCCGATCCCTGGCCGAAAAAAAGACACCATCATCACCGACTGTTCAGCCCCCCGTTCGTCGACGCCCTCCACCGCACCCTCCAGCCCGGCGGCGTGCTGCACCTCGCCACGGATCACCAGCCCTACTTCGAAGAGATCTATGCCCTTCTCTCCTCGGATCCGCGTTTCGCGCCGGAGCCGGTTTTCATTCCGCGGCCCGCGGAGCGCACCGACTTCGAACTGCTCTACCTCGGCCGCAAGCCGATCGGACGCTGCTCCTTCCGTAAACGCTGACCCGCCCGGCTGCACCCTCCTATCCTTTGCGCTGCCTAAAACATCTTCAGCAGCTCGGCAGCCGTTTCGCGCACAAAAGCGTCCACCCTCTCGAACCCGAACGCCGACAGGGATATCAGATAGGCCGCTTCGGCGATCAGAACC
It contains:
- the lpxK gene encoding tetraacyldisaccharide 4'-kinase — encoded protein: MQRWQEKLEEYVLGLIEGRITGRRAAAGRGALRALSWLYGGAVQLRLALYRAGLIRPNDLGCQVISIGNMTVGGTGKTPVVEVFARALEQAGRRVAILSRGYRSVKPPVHDRLAQKLNLREGSPPRVVSDGRRLLLDSAMSGDEPYMLASNLPEVTVLVDKDRVKSGKYAIRRQGCDTLILDDGFQYLSLRHRLDIVLVDARQPFGYERMLPRGLLREPMRNIKRAGFIFITKCGPGGAPELRRKLRELNPHAEISECCHRSKYVQDVFRQERYGLEWLRGRRVAALSAIAVPESFESELSRLGAELVHTGRRADHHRYSQQEVIEFVNRSIAAGAEAILTTEKDAVRMPFLERRDVPILFLRVEIEMLSGDDAFRDWIRRICFE
- the trmB gene encoding tRNA (guanosine(46)-N7)-methyltransferase TrmB: MPVVCDPSTSLRIHPGNWLGPLELDRHFANPGRPLDLDLGCGKGRFLVARAAAHPETRFLGLDRMLERIRKVDRKLVRRQLHNVRLLRVEGYYAVTYLLPAASVRTCFCLFPDPWPKKRHHHHRLFSPPFVDALHRTLQPGGVLHLATDHQPYFEEIYALLSSDPRFAPEPVFIPRPAERTDFELLYLGRKPIGRCSFRKR
- a CDS encoding sulfotransferase, yielding MKQEEPTRTVVHIGYPKCASTYLQRLIFPQLPNFADLSDAPYEDKALLYHRGMTPEAYRIMVARHMRRRDDTIPFRILSCESYVELPFRGFERNFGRVALRRGIDPAPYDHRNEVIARNLARTWPDAFILIVIRNPLDWAVSRYDHWYRRDLVDEPLDSCLDEPGGGYDEVWRLYAGWFGREHVRVIPYERLRADPEGFVREAVSFADPDLRPEVPSLPMNAAPSSRAEVEYRRAGYRLKHRGGHQGSGRPLRRVARALLPCTRPFFRLRYGNKIYRSAVSPEAVRRLRPGLAASCSRLQQETGIDLARWGYPVEGRGV
- a CDS encoding sulfotransferase domain-containing protein, with the translated sequence MNDVLSSGIKRAFRMRCLNHRWFNTTMVRRRKFDGHILSMQQSGTHWLRYMLSLCMAEVYEKPAPETIQDMDFIGRPKQPPKYSGLPRIVSSHSLPHGLMFMRPVRDRLEFPRYLILVRDPQHALVSHYEKWKARYGVDFSSFLRGDVRDKLYFNDIWRQLEFLNGWGRVVCDPFFTTMTLKYENMKRDPEAALKAACEYFGIPAGEEVVSAAVHRSTKSEMAERSRPRNREQVIRNDRRDPMEWFTEQDRKWWNAVCRELLDWDAGYGLHMEVPG
- a CDS encoding sulfotransferase, with translation MNTESSHITEAHPPVLHIGYPKCASTYLQQLIFPELGNVTNLSAAPWDEKCYLLMSDMNPQRYRRLIENRRTCVRSDRPHSIISCEAFVQFLFRGFEDHFARNLRRHGVDPDRCLRDNADIAARLKAEHPGARILIVIREPVQWALSRYKMHYRAGQTSSTFAEFTREPLEDYDGMEQRYRELFGPPQVRVIPFELLREDASAFVDQVTSFIAPGIELAAPQRKLNAAPPLRRTVETGREKARVKAEWEPCKCRSLRARLRHRLARWKVSTQVRFKNFLRYGDQPFDIEVDEACAARIRDAFAPGLRRLCERTGLDLERYGYRTGPRREGRRP
- a CDS encoding glycosyltransferase family 9 protein; its protein translation is MSSSAPPGPGARKSHGSPGRPFRWVRNLRRRRPRLEIRKGHTVHGEKILLAGPWIGEFGWELFCWQGMLRREARRYDQVIVASRPEMEPLYRDFCGEFVAYRPGGEGISGYRCEDGSSGADAVAVGREYTRHITGQSIIGYNQRRPYLSSRLFLDQTFVAYGRQDPGLAFDVLLHARSTKKNHSGDRNGWDAEGWARFAGRLRSKGLTVACVGTSAAALAVEGCDDYRGIPLDQLFNLMRSSRVLAGPSSGPIHLAALCRLPHVVWSGAGFNRAKYEYYWNPFRVPVRYIAAPLWRPGMDEIERNTMELADGSGVREVRCR
- a CDS encoding glycosyltransferase family 9 protein; the encoded protein is MSERAAAMRFSALGDIAAALPFLRALKVRPAMVTSPAGRELLRDEFPASIVLPDKRLRSVAGLVMQLRRARFEVMLDLQNNDRSKLIAALCGAKTVYSNRGMPRGVPACDNFRRILEPSGLLGPLDESFESKPRDYIVLHPGSSARWRSKRLPDRKWTQIAVLLRERYGLPLMVSGGPDEADYAERLTASLPVEASCTAGTLDLQGLKRLLAEAYLVVSTDSAPMHLAAAMKTPTIGIFGATSWVRSAPFGPWSTVVYDRVYYADGRPPVRSMEEVGPYYENIDIGAALDRLAPYLNESGSDYE